From Nitrospirota bacterium, the proteins below share one genomic window:
- a CDS encoding class I SAM-dependent methyltransferase, with protein MKIKQKIKKIIPYQIYSPILDSYRYIKSIKYTGDEFECPFCGGKFNKLLPAGFEFPVLKEKKVVGAYYRLNATCPRCFSDDRERLLYLYLQKKRQDIFEKKIKILHIAPEKQLNKVFMSQSNIDYLSADLDSPLAAVKMNITNIEQKDNTFDFIMCNHVLEHIPDDAKAMSEIYRVLKPGGTAILQVPISYTIQKTIEDPSITAPKDRERFFGQHDHVRIYGQDYKKRLERIGFSVIVDDFITELGQSNAHKYALLNHEKIYLCSKI; from the coding sequence TTGAAAATAAAACAAAAGATAAAGAAAATAATACCTTATCAAATTTATTCACCGATATTAGATTCTTATCGTTATATTAAATCGATAAAATATACAGGCGATGAATTTGAGTGTCCCTTCTGCGGAGGAAAATTCAACAAGCTATTGCCTGCGGGCTTCGAATTCCCTGTATTAAAAGAAAAAAAAGTTGTTGGTGCGTACTATCGGTTGAACGCGACATGCCCGCGGTGTTTTTCCGATGATAGAGAGCGCCTGCTCTATTTATATCTTCAGAAAAAAAGACAGGATATTTTTGAGAAAAAAATAAAGATACTTCATATCGCTCCGGAAAAGCAACTTAACAAAGTATTTATGTCTCAATCAAATATTGATTATCTATCAGCAGATCTTGACTCACCTCTGGCAGCAGTAAAAATGAATATCACGAATATAGAACAAAAGGACAATACGTTTGATTTCATTATGTGCAATCACGTGTTAGAGCATATACCAGATGATGCAAAAGCTATGTCAGAAATATACCGAGTTTTAAAGCCCGGAGGCACCGCTATTTTACAAGTACCGATTTCCTATACTATTCAAAAGACCATTGAGGATCCCTCGATAACGGCTCCGAAAGATCGGGAAAGATTTTTTGGTCAGCATGACCATGTACGGATATATGGGCAGGATTATAAAAAAAGATTAGAGCGAATCGGTTTTTCTGTCATCGTTGATGATTTTATCACCGAACTTGGCCAGAGTAATGCTCATAAGTATGCGCTGTTAAATCACGAAAAAATTTATCTATGTTCAAAAATATAA